In Pedobacter sp. W3I1, one DNA window encodes the following:
- a CDS encoding polysaccharide biosynthesis/export family protein: MTRYNLVPYLLFFCIIILSIVSGCTVRKQHSLFNAPSDIVTDTIKQVYVVNDQGISDAYYKIKVSDQLAIRNVQNPEFGATSGTNLSGSSTSNAVATGNGQNTLSYPVEPDGMVNLPAIGKVEVIGLTRREAALKIQDIYKQKLLKDPIIDLTVVNLKVTLLGEFSKQGNFLLEKDNTSLIEIIGEAGGITKTADPKTLKIIRGDRSHPEIIYVNLTDINSLASKKLILQNNDIIVLQPTKGTALSEKLQSFNNIVQPLLVVVNLAVLIFTVTR, encoded by the coding sequence ATGACCCGATATAATTTAGTTCCCTACCTATTATTCTTCTGCATCATTATTCTTAGTATAGTATCAGGCTGCACAGTACGCAAACAACATAGTTTATTTAATGCGCCAAGCGATATTGTAACAGATACCATAAAGCAGGTTTACGTAGTGAATGATCAGGGCATAAGCGACGCATATTATAAAATCAAGGTCAGCGATCAATTGGCCATCAGAAATGTACAAAATCCCGAATTTGGGGCAACATCTGGCACCAATCTTTCTGGAAGTTCAACAAGCAATGCTGTGGCCACTGGAAATGGTCAAAATACACTTTCCTATCCTGTAGAGCCTGATGGCATGGTGAACTTACCTGCTATTGGAAAAGTAGAAGTAATTGGCTTAACCCGGCGGGAAGCTGCCCTCAAAATTCAGGATATTTATAAGCAAAAACTACTTAAAGATCCCATTATCGACTTAACTGTGGTTAACCTGAAGGTTACCTTATTGGGCGAATTTAGTAAACAAGGAAACTTTCTATTGGAAAAAGACAATACCAGCTTAATTGAAATTATCGGGGAAGCAGGAGGCATTACCAAAACTGCAGATCCTAAAACCTTAAAAATTATCCGCGGTGACCGCAGCCATCCTGAAATTATTTACGTAAACTTAACTGATATTAATAGTTTGGCGAGCAAAAAACTGATATTACAGAATAATGATATCATTGTGCTACAGCCCACTAAGGGTACCGCACTAAGTGAGAAACTGCAGAGTTTTAATAATATTGTACAACCCTTACTCGTGGTTGTTAACCTTGCCGTATTAATTTTTACAGTAACACGCTAA
- a CDS encoding tyrosine-protein kinase, producing MERAEDLEVKAVSQQIDFYKIFRVFWSRWYWIAGCIAIALIVAKVKVLYTPPIYQTGASLKLQDSNPSVSTNNQMPTQVYNYTDKIQAESFVIRSNDVVLNAIANLDYKISYYLKGRIRITELYPNIPFQIEIIQQDSVNFSRGLYNIEAIDNKSFSISDPNNEKAKQTVHRYGEVLNMGNMQFRIKSIVPKGDYSFKFNTKEDFIGRAMGLNMAEAARFTNVMSLSLTDGNPVFAADMLNAIMKEYVRYDLIQRQRSAKQTVQFIDTQLGFINTEAGKSGNTLANYKTQNKMIDLGSATSLTIGKLSDFEKQKTELNIKQLAIKQLEDQVNNNRSKVEIGLDIEGDLNSGLGTLITQLNTLLANRILKLNQFNADSQPVKQIDQQIANVKASIRSNVRAMRNNNEQTIRYIDSQISGVNQNISTIPAKEQNFVKLSTNFEVNNKVRSYLSEKKLEAEMNAAATVSGAAIVNLAYPSYYSISANSNKVYTFAILFGLGAGMGLILLVRFLNPYIYDKETVEGLTNTPIIGVIRKFPDYIDQDNRQALSIAKPKSVFAESVRSVRTNLSFLASHKKSKVICITSEISGEGKSFVTVNLAGTLALIEKKVILIAADLRKSRLHKVFGNDNLRGLSSVLSGQHKLEDVLIHDEVHHIDFIPSGPVPPNPSELLHTAAMRDLLKALEKEYDYVLIDTAPVGLVSDAIPLIRNSDVNLFVIRSGVSQTQAAAIPERLSREYGLSNMAIVLNAFGDDALYANYYTTDYSRGGGNSTYYYSDYSGYSGSGYYEDENRKWWMFWKKK from the coding sequence ATGGAAAGAGCAGAAGATTTAGAAGTTAAGGCTGTTAGTCAACAAATCGACTTTTATAAAATATTCCGGGTATTTTGGAGCAGGTGGTATTGGATTGCAGGCTGCATTGCCATTGCACTGATTGTAGCCAAAGTAAAGGTACTTTATACACCACCCATATACCAAACCGGAGCATCGCTTAAACTTCAGGACAGTAACCCAAGTGTGAGTACCAATAACCAGATGCCCACACAGGTTTATAATTATACGGATAAAATTCAGGCAGAAAGTTTTGTAATCCGCAGTAATGATGTTGTACTCAATGCCATTGCTAACCTGGATTACAAAATCTCTTATTATTTAAAAGGCCGTATCCGCATTACCGAACTCTATCCAAATATTCCTTTCCAGATCGAAATTATACAACAGGATTCAGTTAACTTTAGCAGGGGTTTATATAATATTGAAGCTATTGACAATAAAAGCTTTAGCATTAGCGATCCAAATAACGAAAAAGCTAAACAGACCGTACACCGTTATGGTGAAGTGCTAAACATGGGTAATATGCAATTCCGCATTAAATCTATTGTTCCAAAAGGCGATTATAGCTTTAAATTCAATACCAAAGAAGATTTTATAGGACGGGCCATGGGTTTAAATATGGCAGAGGCCGCACGATTTACCAATGTAATGAGTTTAAGTTTAACGGATGGCAATCCTGTTTTTGCTGCCGATATGCTTAATGCCATCATGAAAGAATATGTGCGCTACGATCTGATCCAGAGACAGCGTTCGGCTAAACAAACCGTGCAATTTATCGATACGCAATTGGGTTTTATCAATACTGAGGCGGGTAAATCTGGCAACACTTTGGCAAACTACAAAACCCAAAACAAAATGATTGATCTTGGATCTGCGACCTCTTTAACTATTGGTAAACTATCAGATTTTGAGAAGCAGAAAACAGAGTTGAATATTAAACAGCTCGCGATTAAGCAACTCGAAGACCAGGTGAACAATAACCGATCAAAGGTTGAGATTGGTTTGGATATTGAGGGCGATTTAAATAGCGGACTGGGTACATTGATTACTCAGCTCAATACCTTATTAGCCAACAGAATACTTAAACTCAATCAGTTTAATGCAGATTCACAACCTGTAAAACAAATAGACCAACAGATTGCCAATGTAAAAGCGAGCATTAGGAGCAATGTACGTGCCATGCGCAATAATAATGAGCAGACCATTCGTTATATTGACAGCCAAATTTCTGGTGTAAATCAAAACATCAGCACCATCCCTGCCAAAGAACAAAACTTTGTAAAACTCAGCACTAATTTTGAGGTGAACAACAAGGTGCGTTCTTATTTATCAGAGAAAAAATTAGAAGCTGAAATGAACGCTGCTGCTACGGTATCTGGTGCAGCCATCGTCAATTTGGCTTACCCTTCCTATTATTCTATTTCCGCAAACTCGAATAAGGTTTATACCTTCGCCATTTTATTTGGCTTAGGTGCCGGCATGGGTTTAATCCTACTGGTCAGATTTTTAAATCCTTACATCTACGATAAGGAAACTGTTGAGGGTTTAACCAACACTCCAATTATTGGTGTAATCCGCAAGTTTCCGGACTATATCGATCAGGATAACCGTCAGGCCTTATCAATAGCTAAACCTAAATCAGTTTTCGCCGAGTCGGTCAGATCCGTCCGAACCAACTTAAGCTTTTTGGCTAGCCATAAAAAAAGCAAGGTGATCTGCATTACCTCTGAAATATCTGGTGAGGGCAAATCATTTGTGACCGTAAATCTGGCTGGTACGCTTGCGCTAATTGAGAAAAAAGTAATCTTAATTGCTGCCGATCTACGTAAGTCGAGGTTACACAAAGTTTTTGGAAACGATAACCTTAGAGGCTTGAGTTCTGTTTTATCCGGACAGCACAAGTTGGAAGATGTGCTCATACATGATGAAGTACACCATATCGACTTTATTCCGTCAGGCCCTGTACCGCCAAATCCTTCAGAGCTTTTACACACCGCCGCCATGCGCGATTTATTGAAAGCCCTGGAAAAAGAATATGATTATGTTTTGATTGATACTGCACCAGTGGGGCTGGTTTCGGATGCCATTCCATTGATCAGAAATTCAGATGTAAATCTATTTGTCATCCGCTCAGGCGTTTCGCAAACACAGGCAGCTGCTATACCAGAAAGATTATCGCGCGAATATGGATTAAGCAATATGGCCATTGTGTTAAACGCCTTTGGCGATGATGCCCTATATGCTAATTACTATACCACTGATTACAGCCGCGGTGGAGGCAACAGCACCTATTATTATTCTGATTATTCGGGATACTCGGGCTCAGGCTATTATGAAGATGAAAACCGTAAGTGGTGGATGTTTTGGAAGAAGAAGTAA
- a CDS encoding UpxY family transcription antiterminator, whose protein sequence is MIDQNYRWYPVYTRSRAEKKAHEELTRKGITSYLPLKKTVKQWSDRKKIVEEALIKSYLFVYISAKEYAEVLMTNGIARFIYFSSQIASIPEQQIRDLKLLLATDADLEVFEYDIKPGERVLIKAGPFKGILAELVSIQNKQRIILRLQNMGYAIEINTSIAFVEPF, encoded by the coding sequence ATGATTGATCAAAATTACAGGTGGTATCCGGTATATACGCGTTCTAGGGCTGAGAAAAAGGCACATGAGGAGTTAACGAGAAAGGGCATTACTTCTTATCTACCACTAAAAAAGACGGTTAAACAATGGAGCGACCGTAAAAAAATAGTCGAGGAAGCTTTGATTAAGTCTTATCTGTTTGTGTATATTTCGGCCAAAGAATATGCTGAAGTTTTGATGACCAATGGCATTGCCAGGTTTATCTATTTCTCCAGCCAAATAGCGTCTATACCCGAACAACAAATTAGAGATCTTAAACTTCTGCTCGCTACTGATGCAGATCTTGAGGTTTTTGAATACGACATCAAACCAGGTGAACGTGTGCTGATTAAAGCAGGTCCATTTAAAGGGATCCTGGCCGAACTGGTATCGATACAAAATAAACAACGTATTATTTTACGTTTACAAAATATGGGCTACGCGATTGAGATTAATACTTCTATTGCGTTTGTAGAACCGTTTTAA
- the asnB gene encoding asparagine synthase (glutamine-hydrolyzing), which yields MCRIAGIIDKNRSIDQIEQKVKGMCDIMAHGGPDGEGFYANAGDGIVMGHRRLALIDLSPKGHQPMIYQHGKVVISFNGEIYNYLLLKKELQDLGFQFKTESDTEVILLAYAAWGVESFDRFKGMFAFCLYDADHQQSFLVRDPSGIKPLYYRAVEKHLVFSSEVKAFAETDYSYTEQQDWKIYFLAFGHLPEPYTTLNEVQMLAKGHYLIWQHQSDTFEIKNYVPEQVFKKITNYEEAKTGIQQNLYRSVKRHLSADAKIGVFLSGGIDSSILSLLADEIQTKTTSGSGMLNTISINFEETAFSEKVFQDIIVQRLQGNHSEYTITPNLFAEHFPAALKAMDQPTSDGINSWFVNYFAKENGLKAVLSGIGADELFGGYPSFKRMGWIKQLKRLPPFILRKSLRFKKAALKRGYYLSYQNTVGEYLFLRGIFTPDEIAKLLSCSIAKVDQVLQNTSINPIPNHLNDGERASWLECNLYMQNQLLKDTDTMSMQHGVEVRVPFLDQDLLVTLAAINSELKFKGERPKSLLIEAFSKMLPRAIWHRKKMGFTFPFQDWLKKDEHFLRSIKTGDNTFASAMVDDFRQGNLHWSKVMVLYQVFNRV from the coding sequence ATGTGTAGGATTGCAGGTATAATTGATAAAAACAGATCAATAGATCAAATCGAACAGAAGGTTAAAGGCATGTGCGATATCATGGCGCATGGCGGCCCTGATGGTGAGGGCTTTTATGCCAATGCCGGCGATGGGATTGTAATGGGGCACAGGCGTTTAGCACTGATCGACTTATCGCCCAAAGGACACCAGCCCATGATTTATCAGCACGGTAAAGTGGTTATTTCTTTTAATGGCGAAATCTATAATTACCTGTTGTTAAAAAAGGAACTTCAGGATTTAGGCTTTCAGTTTAAAACCGAAAGTGATACTGAAGTTATTCTATTAGCTTATGCCGCCTGGGGAGTTGAAAGTTTCGACCGATTTAAAGGAATGTTTGCATTTTGTTTGTACGATGCTGACCACCAACAGAGTTTTCTGGTCCGCGATCCGTCAGGGATAAAACCTCTATATTATCGAGCCGTTGAAAAACATCTGGTTTTTTCGTCGGAAGTTAAAGCTTTTGCAGAAACCGATTATTCCTATACCGAACAGCAAGACTGGAAAATCTATTTCCTGGCCTTCGGACACTTACCAGAGCCCTATACTACTTTAAACGAAGTGCAAATGCTGGCCAAAGGCCACTATCTGATCTGGCAACATCAATCTGATACTTTTGAGATCAAAAATTATGTTCCGGAACAGGTATTCAAGAAGATCACAAATTATGAAGAGGCCAAAACTGGCATACAACAAAATTTATATCGCTCGGTTAAAAGACATCTTTCAGCTGATGCCAAAATCGGTGTTTTTTTAAGTGGTGGGATTGATAGCAGCATTTTGAGTTTGCTGGCTGATGAAATTCAAACTAAAACTACTTCAGGCTCTGGCATGCTTAACACCATATCTATCAACTTTGAAGAAACAGCATTTTCTGAGAAAGTTTTTCAGGACATTATCGTTCAACGGCTTCAGGGCAATCATTCGGAGTATACCATCACCCCTAACCTCTTCGCTGAACATTTTCCTGCAGCCTTAAAAGCCATGGATCAACCCACATCCGATGGCATTAATTCGTGGTTCGTTAATTATTTCGCTAAAGAAAATGGCTTAAAAGCTGTTCTGTCTGGCATTGGCGCAGATGAATTATTTGGCGGCTACCCTTCTTTTAAACGGATGGGATGGATTAAACAATTAAAAAGATTGCCTCCATTTATTCTTAGAAAAAGCCTACGTTTTAAAAAGGCTGCATTAAAAAGGGGATATTATTTAAGTTACCAAAACACCGTGGGTGAGTATCTTTTTTTAAGGGGGATATTCACCCCTGACGAAATCGCAAAATTATTATCTTGCTCAATTGCAAAGGTTGACCAGGTACTTCAAAATACATCGATCAACCCTATTCCTAATCACTTAAATGATGGTGAAAGAGCAAGTTGGTTAGAATGCAATTTATACATGCAAAATCAATTGCTTAAAGATACCGATACCATGAGCATGCAACATGGTGTAGAGGTCAGGGTTCCTTTTTTAGACCAGGATTTACTTGTAACCCTGGCCGCAATAAATAGTGAATTGAAATTTAAAGGTGAGCGTCCAAAATCGCTCTTGATAGAAGCCTTTTCGAAAATGCTCCCCAGGGCAATCTGGCACCGCAAAAAAATGGGCTTTACCTTCCCTTTTCAGGATTGGTTGAAAAAAGACGAGCATTTTCTCCGTTCGATAAAAACAGGCGATAATACATTCGCTTCAGCAATGGTTGATGATTTCAGGCAGGGAAATTTACACTGGAGCAAAGTGATGGTGCTTTATCAGGTGTTTAACAGGGTTTAG
- a CDS encoding glycosyltransferase family 4 protein — MKDKKVLFLTLHTFNLTGGIEKVSKTFAKTLDDLKAGSQIQSYQVLSMYDDQPDLAYVSQSSFKGYNGKKLAFGLAAIKAGLKADVVVLSHVHLLLFARIIKTLKPNIRIVLFAHGIEIWNSLASWKKQMLNKIEIWAVSRYTADQIIQQHGIASAQIKILNNCLDPYFKLSESFLKPASLLSRYGVRDNQKVLLSICRLSSSEQYKGYDLVIECLEQVIKVYPDLVYLLVGKADRAESARIQKLIAQANLKKNVILTGFVPEHELALHYQLADAFVMPSKAEGFGLVFIEAAAYGCAVIGGDADGSRDALLDGELGTLLDPNDIVAIGEAIIMALQKEKHEAKAIQDMCFETFGYQKYREKILTLLFN, encoded by the coding sequence TTGAAAGACAAAAAAGTTCTATTTCTTACTTTACATACATTCAATTTAACTGGAGGAATAGAAAAGGTAAGTAAAACCTTTGCGAAAACACTTGACGACCTCAAAGCTGGTTCCCAAATCCAGTCATACCAGGTATTGTCGATGTATGATGATCAACCCGACCTGGCTTATGTATCACAAAGTTCATTTAAAGGATATAATGGTAAAAAATTAGCTTTTGGTTTAGCTGCCATCAAAGCGGGACTAAAAGCAGATGTGGTTGTTTTAAGTCATGTACATTTATTGCTTTTTGCCCGGATCATCAAAACGCTAAAACCAAACATCCGTATCGTACTTTTTGCGCATGGGATAGAAATCTGGAATTCGCTTGCCAGCTGGAAAAAGCAAATGCTTAATAAAATAGAGATTTGGGCGGTAAGCCGCTATACGGCAGATCAAATTATACAGCAACATGGAATAGCCAGTGCTCAGATAAAAATATTAAATAACTGTTTAGACCCTTATTTTAAATTAAGCGAATCCTTTTTAAAACCTGCTTCACTCCTTTCAAGATATGGCGTTCGCGATAACCAAAAAGTACTGTTAAGCATTTGTCGTTTATCATCATCAGAACAGTATAAAGGATATGATCTGGTGATCGAATGCTTAGAGCAGGTAATTAAGGTTTATCCAGATTTGGTTTACTTGTTGGTTGGAAAAGCAGATCGGGCAGAATCAGCACGTATTCAAAAACTCATAGCTCAAGCTAACCTCAAAAAAAACGTAATACTGACCGGCTTTGTGCCAGAACACGAGCTTGCCTTACATTATCAATTGGCTGATGCATTTGTAATGCCAAGTAAAGCAGAGGGATTCGGACTCGTTTTTATCGAAGCTGCTGCTTATGGTTGCGCAGTAATTGGTGGCGATGCAGATGGCAGTAGAGATGCCTTATTAGATGGCGAACTGGGTACTCTGCTGGATCCAAATGATATTGTAGCAATTGGTGAAGCAATCATTATGGCTCTGCAAAAAGAAAAGCATGAGGCCAAAGCGATTCAGGACATGTGCTTTGAAACATTTGGTTACCAAAAATATCGAGAAAAGATATTGACCTTATTATTTAATTAA
- a CDS encoding ABC transporter permease, with protein sequence MHNEEHSWTIEAKASLFDLKLNEVWAYRDLLWLLVRRDFVSFYKQTILGPLWFFIQPLFTTIIFTFIFGNLAGISTDGLPKPLFYMAGITAWNYFSDCLTKTSTVFRDNAAIFGKVYFPRLIMPLSIVVSNLVRFGVQMLLFLILMAYYYFSGANFNISWAICLFPLIVVLMALLGLGTGMIISAMTTKYRDLAFLVGFGVQLLMYATTVIYPLSTAIEKYPKYAWMIKYNPMTPIIETFRYGFLGEGSFSWGSLSYATGVSLALLVFGIVIFNKVERNFVDTV encoded by the coding sequence ATGCATAACGAAGAGCACAGCTGGACCATTGAGGCTAAAGCTTCCTTATTCGATTTAAAGCTGAACGAAGTTTGGGCCTACCGCGATCTGCTCTGGCTGTTGGTTAGGCGCGATTTTGTTTCTTTCTATAAACAGACGATATTGGGTCCGCTTTGGTTTTTTATCCAACCTTTGTTTACGACCATCATCTTTACCTTTATTTTTGGGAATCTAGCAGGAATATCTACGGATGGCCTGCCTAAGCCACTTTTTTATATGGCCGGTATTACCGCCTGGAACTATTTCTCAGATTGCCTGACCAAAACATCAACCGTTTTTAGAGATAATGCCGCGATTTTTGGGAAGGTCTATTTTCCCCGCTTAATCATGCCACTGAGCATAGTGGTGAGCAATTTGGTACGCTTTGGAGTACAAATGCTCTTATTTCTAATTTTAATGGCCTATTATTATTTCTCTGGCGCAAATTTTAACATTAGCTGGGCAATTTGCTTATTCCCTCTTATTGTAGTATTAATGGCTTTACTGGGTTTGGGCACTGGAATGATTATTTCAGCCATGACCACAAAATATCGCGATCTTGCATTTTTAGTGGGATTTGGTGTGCAATTATTGATGTATGCTACCACTGTGATCTATCCCCTATCTACCGCAATCGAAAAATATCCAAAATATGCCTGGATGATTAAATATAACCCAATGACTCCCATTATTGAAACCTTTAGGTATGGCTTCTTAGGTGAAGGAAGTTTTAGCTGGGGAAGTTTAAGTTATGCCACTGGTGTTTCACTGGCCTTATTGGTATTTGGAATCGTGATTTTTAATAAAGTGGAGCGGAATTTTGTTGATACGGTGTAG
- a CDS encoding four helix bundle protein, with the protein MHTYSFEKLEVWQLSRSFRKDIYQLTLKFPKEETFGLISQIKRSVSSIGACLAEGSGKITMRDKALIQI; encoded by the coding sequence ATGCACACCTACTCATTTGAAAAATTAGAAGTCTGGCAACTATCCAGATCTTTTAGAAAAGACATTTATCAATTAACACTTAAGTTTCCGAAAGAAGAAACATTTGGGTTGATTAGCCAAATTAAAAGGTCAGTAAGCAGCATTGGTGCTTGTTTAGCCGAAGGGTCAGGAAAAATCACAATGAGAGACAAAGCGCTTATACAAATATGA
- a CDS encoding ABC transporter ATP-binding protein, whose amino-acid sequence MSKNIAIKVENLSKAYQLGQIGTGTISRDLERWYARIRGKEDPFLRIGESNNQNTKSESDIVWSLKDINFEIEQGDAVGIIGRNGAGKSTLLKILSKVTSPTTGKISGKGRIASLLEVGTGFHPELSGRENIFLNGAILGMRKKEIQRKLDEIVDFAGIERYLDTPVKRYSSGMYVRLAFAVAAHLESEILIVDEVLAVGDAEFQKKCLGKMGEVSKGEGRTVLFVSHNMAAVNALCSHGILLNKGKITFADKASLVIEQYFNLSEINESNLRTNTELNKAASFKEYYLTDGNKKKFVANSRDYSEFVFELTINTNLINCEFGFIIRDHRENIIFSCNSRDNGKEYLEMKPGNYDLHFSLRLPLSKGSYEVDIAIVSNNVIIDHWQPRKKITIITHNESVLEDKWVGILNEPSIFSYDKKN is encoded by the coding sequence TTGTCAAAAAATATTGCTATTAAAGTAGAAAACCTAAGTAAAGCCTATCAATTAGGACAGATCGGAACAGGCACAATCAGTCGTGATCTGGAGCGTTGGTACGCCCGAATTCGTGGCAAAGAAGATCCCTTTTTACGCATTGGCGAGAGCAATAATCAAAACACCAAAAGTGAGAGCGATATCGTTTGGAGTTTAAAGGACATCAATTTTGAAATTGAACAAGGTGATGCCGTTGGAATCATTGGCCGTAATGGTGCAGGCAAAAGCACGTTGCTTAAAATACTGAGTAAAGTTACCTCCCCTACTACCGGTAAAATTAGTGGTAAAGGCAGAATAGCCAGTTTATTAGAAGTGGGCACCGGCTTTCATCCTGAATTGTCAGGCCGGGAAAATATTTTTTTAAATGGCGCAATCCTGGGCATGCGTAAAAAAGAAATCCAACGTAAATTAGATGAAATTGTAGATTTCGCGGGCATTGAACGTTATCTCGATACTCCTGTTAAACGATATTCTTCAGGTATGTATGTCCGTTTGGCTTTTGCTGTTGCTGCGCATTTGGAATCAGAGATTTTAATTGTAGATGAAGTATTGGCTGTGGGTGATGCAGAGTTTCAGAAAAAATGTTTGGGTAAGATGGGTGAAGTAAGTAAGGGGGAAGGAAGGACGGTATTGTTTGTGAGTCATAATATGGCTGCTGTTAATGCACTGTGTAGTCATGGAATTTTATTAAATAAAGGAAAGATCACATTTGCGGATAAGGCTTCGCTCGTTATTGAACAATATTTCAATTTATCGGAAATAAATGAAAGTAATTTAAGAACTAATACGGAGCTCAATAAAGCTGCTTCATTTAAAGAATACTATCTCACAGATGGCAATAAAAAGAAATTTGTAGCAAATTCAAGGGATTATAGCGAATTTGTTTTCGAATTAACCATTAATACTAATTTAATAAATTGTGAATTTGGCTTCATAATAAGGGATCATCGAGAAAATATTATATTTAGCTGTAACAGTAGAGACAATGGCAAAGAATATTTAGAGATGAAACCTGGAAATTATGATTTACACTTCTCTTTAAGATTACCTTTGAGTAAAGGAAGCTATGAAGTTGACATAGCCATAGTTAGCAACAATGTCATAATTGATCACTGGCAGCCAAGAAAAAAAATAACTATTATTACTCATAATGAATCCGTTCTGGAGGATAAGTGGGTTGGAATATTAAATGAACCATCTATATTTTCTTATGATAAAAAAAATTAA
- a CDS encoding DapH/DapD/GlmU-related protein, with product MIKKIKSFIRDKIISLLIKNYNSSYNPFGINFGLNSSLYSPMQIDGGENIKIGVNSTIGRNAWLSAIEKYGSQKFNPKITIGDHVNIGNYPCITAIEEITIEECCLLSEYVYISDHTHGIDPTSPNRIATQDLISKGKVVIGKNSFIGYRVSILPGVILGKNCVVGAHSVVTKSFPDYSMIAGNPAKLIKKYSFEKLQWENID from the coding sequence ATGATAAAAAAAATTAAATCGTTTATCAGGGACAAGATAATTAGTTTATTAATAAAAAATTATAATTCCTCATACAATCCTTTCGGTATTAATTTTGGTTTAAATTCATCGCTATATTCACCAATGCAGATTGATGGAGGAGAAAACATCAAGATTGGAGTTAATTCTACGATCGGAAGAAATGCTTGGCTTAGTGCTATCGAAAAATATGGTTCGCAAAAATTTAATCCAAAAATCACAATTGGTGATCATGTAAATATTGGAAATTATCCTTGTATTACAGCTATAGAAGAAATAACAATAGAAGAATGCTGTCTATTGAGTGAGTATGTCTACATTTCTGACCATACGCATGGCATTGATCCGACTTCACCTAATAGAATTGCAACCCAAGATCTTATATCAAAGGGAAAAGTTGTAATTGGTAAAAATTCATTTATCGGATATCGTGTTTCAATATTGCCAGGAGTAATACTAGGAAAAAATTGCGTTGTTGGAGCACATAGTGTTGTCACAAAATCATTTCCAGATTATTCTATGATAGCTGGGAATCCCGCTAAACTAATAAAAAAGTATTCATTCGAAAAGCTTCAATGGGAAAATATAGATTAG
- a CDS encoding glycosyltransferase family 2 protein, translating into MNSKIPKISIITPTFNQGQFIEQTIISVLNQNYENLEYIIIDGGSTDNTLDIIKKYGDKLTYWISEPDFGQTDAINKGYKIATGDIINWLNSDDYLHKNALKNISNSFLKHDVLAVTSIVNNFDNNGSWEEVTPFFSEKQDYIAKGFNNQPGTFFKKEIWDFFSPLPNQLHFTMDQYIWFCFWLTQDASAFKIENYTSVYFRRHENSKTSRSIKKELFNHLGPNFFDEHNLIFWSFFKNISEVKAKLLEQYFSKDFDFNSKEIKFNKGMQIKGVNTSSMFDQYLFVLLKEDFRTRNIRRFKKSLDFLKKNAGSSIQPELYKLEKRRYYLLPLKGFDCLERLYRKLKMTIGAILNSKRS; encoded by the coding sequence TTGAATTCGAAAATACCTAAAATCAGCATAATCACCCCAACCTTTAATCAAGGTCAATTTATTGAGCAAACTATCATTTCTGTGTTGAATCAAAACTATGAAAATTTAGAGTATATAATAATTGATGGAGGGAGTACCGATAATACTTTAGATATTATTAAGAAGTATGGGGATAAATTAACCTATTGGATATCTGAACCCGATTTTGGTCAAACAGACGCAATTAATAAAGGCTATAAGATTGCGACAGGCGATATAATCAACTGGTTAAATAGTGATGATTATTTACACAAGAATGCCTTAAAAAACATCAGTAATAGTTTTCTGAAGCATGATGTATTGGCTGTGACAAGTATTGTAAATAACTTTGATAATAATGGTAGCTGGGAAGAGGTTACGCCTTTTTTCAGTGAGAAACAAGATTATATAGCCAAGGGCTTTAATAATCAACCTGGAACTTTTTTTAAAAAAGAAATTTGGGATTTTTTCTCCCCTCTACCCAATCAATTGCATTTTACAATGGATCAGTACATTTGGTTTTGTTTTTGGCTCACACAAGATGCAAGTGCCTTTAAAATAGAAAACTATACTTCTGTTTACTTTAGAAGACATGAAAATTCTAAAACTAGTAGATCAATTAAAAAGGAGCTCTTTAATCATTTAGGTCCAAACTTTTTTGATGAACATAATTTGATTTTTTGGAGTTTTTTTAAGAATATATCAGAAGTCAAAGCAAAGTTACTGGAGCAGTATTTTTCAAAAGACTTCGATTTTAATTCTAAAGAAATAAAATTTAACAAAGGCATGCAAATAAAAGGAGTTAACACTTCATCAATGTTTGACCAATATCTTTTTGTTCTATTAAAAGAGGACTTTAGGACTAGAAATATTCGCCGCTTTAAAAAATCGTTAGATTTCCTAAAAAAAAATGCTGGTTCGTCTATTCAACCTGAATTATATAAACTTGAGAAAAGACGATATTACCTTTTACCATTGAAAGGCTTTGATTGCTTAGAAAGATTATATAGAAAGCTGAAAATGACTATTGGAGCTATACTTAATTCTAAACGTTCATGA